In one window of Fusobacteria bacterium ZRK30 DNA:
- a CDS encoding L-lactate permease, whose protein sequence is MLLFTALIAVLFPLLFLVVLKMPAKKGMALSYIILLIGAYFIWGMESKVLVASSLQGIHKALTILLILFGAMVLLNMLKNTGAITRLNKGFKSLSEDMRILAIILAFLFGALLEGVSGFGAPVAVVGALMVALEFQPLTAAILVLIANSTPVPFGAVGTPIFVGLSNISELGAKDFDSIATLITKLDIFLGTFMPLLLVVVLVLSFGKKNKIKSILEMAPWSILIGLVYTLSAYLYANLVGPEFVSILAPITGLFVATITCKMKFLIPKHVWLEALDEESKGEENDSKNEMSLFRAWVPYILVVITLLITRIFPVIKGFTTSAIDLSWKHIMGFEQISGKWPLLYSPGTVLILVAFLTIFIQNSNLDSFKRACFTSFGQVKNTTLILFSTLALVQIFSNSWINATGYISMPQYIATAMSSSFSDSWIFIAPFIGMLGTFISGSGTVSNLTFGAIQHDVANIISLNPTLILAEQTLGAGVGHIICINVVVAACTVVGLSGKEGIVIRKVFIPSIFYSLGIGIVAFAFS, encoded by the coding sequence ATGTTATTATTTACAGCCCTTATTGCAGTGCTTTTTCCCTTATTGTTTTTAGTTGTATTAAAAATGCCGGCTAAAAAAGGAATGGCATTAAGTTATATAATTCTACTTATAGGTGCTTATTTTATTTGGGGGATGGAGTCTAAAGTTCTGGTTGCTTCATCACTTCAGGGTATCCATAAAGCACTAACGATACTTCTCATATTATTTGGTGCTATGGTTCTTTTAAATATGTTGAAAAATACAGGCGCTATTACTAGGTTAAACAAGGGATTTAAATCTCTTTCTGAAGATATGAGAATATTAGCTATAATACTTGCATTTTTATTTGGTGCTCTCTTAGAAGGTGTTTCTGGGTTTGGTGCTCCTGTTGCTGTTGTTGGTGCTTTAATGGTTGCGTTAGAATTTCAACCACTAACTGCAGCTATATTAGTGCTTATTGCAAATAGTACTCCAGTTCCATTTGGAGCTGTGGGAACTCCAATTTTTGTAGGACTCAGTAATATTTCAGAGTTAGGAGCAAAAGATTTTGATAGTATAGCAACACTAATAACTAAGCTAGATATCTTTCTTGGTACCTTTATGCCTTTACTTCTTGTAGTGGTATTAGTATTATCATTTGGTAAAAAAAACAAGATAAAATCTATCCTTGAAATGGCTCCTTGGTCTATTTTGATAGGTCTAGTCTATACACTCTCTGCATACTTATATGCAAACCTTGTGGGACCTGAATTTGTTTCGATTCTTGCTCCTATTACTGGACTTTTTGTAGCAACTATTACTTGTAAGATGAAATTTTTAATTCCTAAGCATGTATGGTTAGAAGCTTTAGATGAAGAATCAAAGGGAGAGGAAAATGACTCTAAAAATGAGATGTCGTTATTTAGAGCTTGGGTCCCATATATCCTTGTAGTTATAACTCTATTAATTACTAGAATATTTCCTGTTATCAAAGGTTTCACAACTTCGGCTATAGACCTTTCTTGGAAACATATAATGGGGTTTGAACAAATCTCTGGGAAGTGGCCTTTATTATATTCTCCAGGAACTGTATTAATACTAGTAGCATTTTTAACTATATTCATTCAAAATTCAAATTTGGATTCATTTAAAAGAGCCTGTTTCACTTCATTTGGCCAAGTAAAAAATACTACATTGATTCTATTTTCTACACTGGCATTGGTACAGATATTTTCAAATTCCTGGATCAATGCTACTGGTTATATATCGATGCCGCAATATATAGCCACTGCAATGAGTTCTTCATTTTCAGACTCTTGGATCTTTATTGCTCCATTTATAGGGATGCTCGGAACCTTTATCTCTGGTAGTGGTACAGTATCAAATCTTACCTTTGGTGCTATTCAACATGATGTGGCAAATATCATAAGTTTAAATCCGACACTAATCCTTGCAGAGCAAACTCTTGGAGCAGGGGTAGGACATATAATTTGTATTAATGTAGTTGTAGCAGCGTGTACTGTTGTTGGGTTATCTGGTAAAGAAGGGATAGTAATTAGAAAGGTATTCATACCTAGTATCTTCTATTCATTAGGTATAGGTATTGTAGCCTTTGCTTTTAGTTAG
- the cbiM gene encoding cobalt transporter CbiM, whose protein sequence is MHIPDNYLSPSTCAVLFGIMIPVWRRATKKVKEQISSKKMPLVGICASFSFLIMMFNVPLPGGTTGHAVGATLVAILLGPHAAVLAITIALAIQALFFGDGGILALGANCFNMAFIMPFTGYYIYKFIMNKTNFKQKELIATFAAGYISLNISAFFTAFQFGIQPYMFRDAVGLPLYNPYGLDIALPAILIPHLLLAGIIEGIVTSSVYSYIKKVSPEIIYKGNEFSIKLLYILIGSMALITPIGLIATGTAWGEWGAKELGEIVGFIPKGFKSGFNFESMMPDYAIAGLGEMFGYILSAITGITLIFVLTKLLFKKNLK, encoded by the coding sequence ATGCATATACCTGATAATTATTTAAGCCCATCAACGTGTGCAGTATTGTTTGGAATAATGATTCCTGTATGGAGAAGAGCTACAAAAAAAGTAAAAGAGCAAATAAGTAGTAAAAAAATGCCTTTAGTTGGGATTTGTGCATCTTTTTCATTTTTAATAATGATGTTTAATGTACCTCTCCCTGGGGGAACTACGGGACACGCTGTAGGAGCTACCCTTGTAGCAATACTTTTAGGTCCTCATGCTGCCGTACTAGCAATTACTATAGCTCTAGCTATTCAAGCACTTTTTTTTGGTGATGGTGGTATATTAGCTCTTGGAGCAAATTGTTTTAATATGGCTTTCATTATGCCATTTACAGGTTACTATATCTATAAATTTATAATGAACAAAACCAATTTCAAGCAAAAAGAGCTAATTGCAACTTTCGCTGCAGGATATATATCCCTTAATATATCTGCTTTTTTTACGGCTTTTCAATTTGGAATACAGCCATATATGTTTAGGGATGCAGTCGGATTACCACTTTATAACCCATATGGACTTGATATTGCTCTCCCTGCAATCTTAATACCACATCTACTTTTAGCAGGAATAATTGAAGGTATTGTAACATCATCTGTATATTCTTATATTAAAAAGGTTTCACCTGAAATTATTTATAAAGGAAATGAATTTTCTATTAAGCTTCTATATATATTAATTGGGTCAATGGCTTTAATCACTCCTATTGGACTCATTGCTACGGGAACAGCATGGGGGGAATGGGGCGCTAAAGAACTTGGAGAGATTGTAGGTTTTATTCCCAAAGGTTTTAAAAGTGGATTTAATTTTGAATCTATGATGCCAGATTATGCAATAGCAGGGTTAGGTGAAATGTTTGGATATATACTCTCTGCCATTACAGGAATTACTCTGATATTTGTATTAACAAAATTATTATTTAAGAAAAATTTAAAATGA
- a CDS encoding energy-coupling factor transporter transmembrane protein EcfT, with amino-acid sequence MIENWLLKSEEYEPNDTKERFIDKSIFSFLKIINNIKKEEQGNTYIYKINVTVKMFSIVLNILLITLSRNFLFLGVLNILLLSLLLSIDKSKRLRIMLVSLIFPFFTSIILIPAIIKGNIFHSGLLIYKVFINILLINIISTTATRQAFIKSLKFLLVPDMFIWIMELTLKYILLLGEYSLEVLQALKIKSIGKSRGTKKSLFPIMGNMFLNSVKLSEEMIGAMECRGFTGEYHYKQKVELKSLDYIYILVNMLIVSLFIIIKVYKLK; translated from the coding sequence ATGATTGAAAATTGGTTATTAAAAAGCGAAGAATATGAACCTAACGATACCAAAGAAAGATTTATAGACAAAAGTATTTTTTCGTTTTTAAAAATAATTAATAATATAAAAAAAGAGGAGCAAGGAAATACTTATATTTATAAAATAAATGTTACAGTTAAAATGTTTTCCATAGTATTAAATATTTTATTGATTACTCTATCAAGAAATTTTTTATTTCTTGGGGTCTTAAATATTTTACTTTTGTCTTTACTGCTCAGTATAGACAAAAGTAAGCGACTTAGGATAATGCTAGTAAGTTTAATTTTTCCTTTTTTTACATCGATAATACTTATTCCGGCTATAATAAAAGGAAATATATTTCATAGTGGCTTGTTAATATATAAAGTTTTTATAAATATTTTGTTAATAAATATTATTTCTACCACTGCAACTAGACAAGCTTTTATAAAATCTTTAAAGTTTTTATTAGTTCCGGATATGTTTATATGGATAATGGAACTGACGTTGAAATATATTTTATTGTTAGGTGAATACTCTCTTGAAGTTTTACAAGCTTTGAAAATAAAATCTATTGGAAAAAGCAGGGGAACTAAAAAAAGTCTTTTCCCGATAATGGGGAATATGTTTTTAAATTCAGTTAAACTAAGCGAAGAAATGATCGGTGCCATGGAATGTCGAGGATTTACAGGTGAATATCATTATAAACAAAAGGTTGAACTAAAGTCACTAGACTATATATATATATTGGTAAATATGCTTATCGTATCACTTTTTATAATTATCAAAGTATATAAATTAAAATAA
- a CDS encoding energy-coupling factor ABC transporter ATP-binding protein, with protein MDIKLKNINFKYRNRKVLQDINLDIKKGESVALIGPNGSGKSTFLKLLNGLVIPNSGEYLFDNEIIDETNLKNNKFSKKFHKKIGFVFQNSETQLFCSSVYEEVAFGPEQMGFKESEIKERVEDCLNLMGVYKLKDEVPYNISGGEKKRVAIASMLAMNPDVITLDEPLNAIDPKCKKFLKKTLIELNQSGKTIICATHDFEYTEGLFDRVIVFSEDHKIIRDEKYDDLIMDRDFLRLHNII; from the coding sequence ATGGATATAAAATTAAAAAATATAAACTTTAAATATAGAAACAGAAAAGTCCTACAGGATATCAATCTTGATATAAAAAAAGGAGAATCAGTCGCTTTAATCGGTCCAAACGGGAGCGGAAAATCTACTTTTTTAAAATTATTAAATGGACTGGTAATCCCAAACTCCGGAGAATATCTATTTGATAATGAAATAATAGACGAAACAAATCTAAAAAATAATAAATTTTCAAAAAAATTTCATAAAAAAATAGGATTTGTATTTCAAAATTCAGAAACACAACTGTTTTGTTCCAGTGTATACGAGGAAGTAGCCTTTGGTCCAGAGCAGATGGGGTTTAAAGAAAGTGAAATAAAAGAAAGAGTAGAAGATTGTTTAAACCTTATGGGGGTATATAAATTAAAAGATGAAGTCCCATATAATATTAGCGGGGGAGAAAAAAAGAGGGTTGCAATAGCCAGTATGTTAGCAATGAATCCTGATGTCATCACTCTCGACGAACCTTTGAATGCTATCGATCCAAAATGTAAAAAATTTTTAAAGAAAACTTTGATTGAACTTAATCAATCAGGGAAAACTATTATCTGTGCAACTCATGATTTTGAATATACAGAAGGATTATTTGATAGAGTCATTGTTTTTTCAGAAGATCATAAAATAATACGAGATGAAAAATACGATGATTTAATAATGGACAGAGACTTTTTAAGACTACATAATATTATTTAG
- the larC gene encoding nickel pincer cofactor biosynthesis protein LarC, which yields MKILYYDCFSGISGDMNLGAMVDIGVDFEYLTKMLDKLSVKNEFHLHRSRKQKMGIEGTKIDVILKVEHHEHTHDNNSHDNHDHLHKAEHTHENNLADSHHHDYSHHHEHRNLKSIKKIINDAPYNENIKKLSINMFMEVAIAEAKVHGKTIEEVHFHEVGAVDSIIDIIGAAICLDYLNVDKIIASPVELGGGFVKCAHGTIPVPAPATVEILKNTPVIIGKVNFETTTPTGAAILKANVNEFTSKLNFNILKTGYGLGTKDFDIPNILRVYIAEQVEGEIVKSNTVNKENNDFDIEEQIIIEANIDDMNPELYEAIEEKLFDNGALDVYKTNILMKKNRPAIKLTVLTTGELLNKIENLLFMETTTLGIREYPVRKKMLKRSFEKIQTKFGEVDVKKGLLNGKVIKIKPEYETCKKLAKINNITILDIYSEVSKLI from the coding sequence ATGAAAATACTATATTATGACTGCTTTTCAGGAATAAGCGGTGATATGAATCTGGGAGCAATGGTAGATATAGGAGTCGATTTTGAATATCTAACAAAAATGTTAGATAAATTATCAGTTAAAAATGAATTTCATTTACATAGATCAAGAAAACAAAAAATGGGAATAGAGGGAACAAAGATTGATGTAATTTTAAAGGTTGAACATCATGAACATACTCACGATAATAATAGTCATGATAATCATGATCATTTACATAAAGCTGAGCATACTCATGAGAATAATCTTGCCGATAGTCATCATCACGATTATTCACATCATCATGAACATAGGAATTTAAAAAGTATAAAAAAGATCATAAATGATGCTCCATATAATGAAAATATAAAAAAATTAAGTATAAATATGTTTATGGAGGTAGCTATAGCAGAAGCAAAAGTTCACGGTAAAACAATTGAGGAGGTTCATTTTCATGAAGTTGGTGCCGTTGATTCAATAATTGATATTATAGGTGCAGCAATATGTCTTGATTATTTGAATGTTGATAAGATTATTGCATCTCCTGTTGAATTAGGTGGAGGGTTTGTAAAGTGTGCTCATGGAACTATACCTGTACCTGCACCTGCAACTGTAGAAATATTAAAAAATACACCTGTAATTATTGGAAAAGTTAATTTTGAGACAACTACTCCTACAGGAGCAGCAATATTAAAAGCAAATGTAAATGAATTTACAAGTAAATTAAATTTTAATATTCTAAAAACAGGGTATGGGTTAGGTACAAAAGATTTTGATATCCCGAATATCCTTAGAGTGTATATTGCAGAGCAAGTTGAGGGGGAAATCGTTAAATCAAATACTGTGAATAAAGAAAATAATGATTTTGATATAGAAGAGCAAATCATTATCGAAGCAAATATAGATGATATGAACCCTGAGCTATACGAGGCTATTGAAGAAAAATTATTTGATAACGGTGCTCTAGATGTATATAAAACGAATATATTAATGAAAAAAAATAGACCTGCTATAAAACTTACAGTATTAACTACAGGAGAACTCCTAAACAAAATAGAAAACCTTTTGTTTATGGAAACAACTACTCTCGGAATTAGAGAATACCCTGTAAGAAAGAAGATGCTTAAAAGAAGTTTTGAAAAGATTCAAACAAAATTTGGAGAAGTTGATGTTAAAAAAGGTCTTTTAAATGGTAAAGTTATTAAAATAAAACCTGAATATGAAACTTGTAAAAAATTAGCCAAAATTAATAATATTACTATTCTAGATATATATTCAGAGGTATCAAAGTTAATTTAA
- the larE gene encoding ATP-dependent sacrificial sulfur transferase LarE — protein sequence MSEKYIKLVDYLKGLKKVLIAFSGGVDSTFLLKAAKDALGDDAVAVTINSPYILNWEIEEAKEYTEKMGIQHEFINVGIIDEIKNNPSDRCYLCKKAIFSKIREKAINEGFDYVIDGTNLDDTKDYRPGIKALKELKIVSPLLECKITKAEIREMSKDLNLPTWNKPAYACLLTRIPFDRKLKIDELNRIEKAEKYLIYKGIAAVRVRSHGDLARIEVDPTIRERLFNMDFLDEISSELKKYGFKYVTIDAAGYRMGSLNS from the coding sequence ATGAGTGAGAAATATATAAAATTAGTTGATTATTTAAAGGGATTAAAAAAAGTATTAATAGCGTTTTCAGGTGGTGTAGATAGTACTTTTTTGTTAAAAGCAGCTAAAGATGCTTTAGGAGATGACGCAGTGGCTGTCACGATAAATTCACCATATATCCTAAACTGGGAAATAGAAGAAGCGAAAGAATATACAGAAAAAATGGGAATCCAACATGAGTTTATTAATGTTGGAATTATAGATGAAATAAAAAATAATCCCAGTGATAGGTGTTATCTATGTAAAAAAGCTATATTTTCTAAGATCAGAGAAAAAGCTATAAATGAAGGTTTCGATTATGTAATAGATGGTACTAATCTTGATGATACAAAAGATTACAGGCCTGGAATTAAAGCTTTGAAGGAACTAAAAATTGTAAGTCCTCTACTGGAATGTAAAATCACAAAAGCTGAGATTAGAGAGATGTCAAAAGACCTCAATCTTCCAACTTGGAACAAGCCAGCATACGCATGCTTACTGACAAGAATTCCTTTTGACAGAAAACTAAAAATCGATGAGCTTAATAGGATTGAAAAAGCTGAAAAATATCTAATCTATAAAGGTATTGCAGCTGTAAGAGTCCGTTCTCACGGAGATCTGGCAAGAATAGAAGTAGACCCAACTATAAGAGAACGATTATTTAATATGGATTTTCTAGATGAGATATCAAGTGAGTTAAAAAAATATGGATTTAAGTATGTGACTATAGATGCAGCAGGTTATCGAATGGGAAGTTTAAATAGTTAG
- the larB gene encoding nickel pincer cofactor biosynthesis protein LarB, with product MTEMEIKNILSAIRDNELSVDDAFDNLKELPFKDLGFAMIDNHREIRVGYPEVIYGGGKTTEQIREIIKFMLIKKNNILATRVGDEVYEAVKDLHLGLKYNKLGRTITLELNSMKKTESYIAIISAGTSDIPVVEEAKETALILGNRVKVINDVGVAGIHRLFSKLDEIKKAKVIIVAAGMEGALASVIGGLVDKPIIAVPTSVGYGASLNGIAALLSMLNSCASGVSVVNIDNGFGAAYNASIINKL from the coding sequence ATGACTGAAATGGAAATAAAAAATATATTAAGTGCAATAAGAGATAATGAATTGAGCGTTGATGATGCTTTTGATAATCTAAAAGAACTTCCATTCAAAGATCTAGGGTTTGCTATGATTGATAATCATAGAGAGATCAGAGTAGGTTATCCCGAGGTAATCTATGGTGGTGGTAAGACTACTGAACAGATAAGGGAGATCATTAAATTTATGCTCATTAAGAAAAATAATATCTTAGCAACAAGGGTAGGAGATGAAGTATATGAGGCTGTAAAGGATCTTCATCTTGGATTAAAGTATAATAAATTAGGAAGAACTATTACTCTTGAACTAAATTCTATGAAAAAAACAGAAAGTTATATTGCTATTATATCAGCAGGAACATCTGATATTCCTGTAGTTGAGGAAGCAAAAGAAACGGCTCTTATCCTCGGAAATAGAGTAAAAGTAATAAATGATGTAGGTGTAGCAGGAATACATAGACTTTTTTCAAAATTAGATGAAATTAAAAAAGCAAAAGTTATTATAGTCGCTGCAGGTATGGAAGGAGCTCTTGCCAGTGTTATAGGCGGACTTGTAGATAAACCTATCATTGCTGTTCCAACAAGTGTGGGATATGGAGCTTCACTAAATGGAATAGCGGCACTGCTATCAATGCTTAACAGCTGTGCCAGTGGAGTAAGTGTTGTAAATATAGATAACGGATTTGGTGCTGCCTATAATGCAAGTATCATCAATAAATTGTAG
- the larA gene encoding nickel-dependent lactate racemase, translating into MFQKIEMPYAKKTVDISIEKKYLQGILRPRTDEFDPKMSQEEIVIKSLENPIGTKKLSELAIGKKKVVFITSDHTRPLPSRVTVPLILKEIRKGNPDAEITILIATGFHRPTTREELIYKMGGEVVDNEKICNHISTNDKDQMFMGILPSGGDLYLNKLAMEADLLIAEGFIEAHFFAGFSGGRKSILPGVASAKTIMYNHCSEFISSPKSRTGNLKDNPIHKDMVFAAKQSRCAFILNTVINSEKDIIGCFTGDISEAHLVGCKFVEELAAVKKKVADIGITTNGGYPLDQNIYQTVKGLTAAEATTREGGVLITLSSCVDGHGGEGFYNSVASAKNPNEILGKVANIKKEDTLPDQWEFQILARLLSKYTVIIVTDECEPKLIKNMHMEHAFTFEEALEKAKLIVGKEATITVVPDGVSTIVK; encoded by the coding sequence ATGTTTCAGAAAATAGAAATGCCTTATGCTAAGAAAACTGTCGATATTTCAATAGAAAAAAAATATCTTCAAGGAATATTAAGGCCACGGACAGATGAATTCGATCCAAAAATGAGTCAAGAAGAAATTGTTATAAAATCTTTAGAAAATCCTATTGGAACAAAAAAATTATCAGAATTGGCAATTGGAAAAAAAAAGGTTGTATTTATTACCAGTGATCACACAAGACCACTCCCTAGTAGAGTTACTGTCCCATTGATATTAAAAGAAATAAGAAAAGGTAATCCAGATGCAGAAATAACTATTCTTATTGCTACAGGATTTCACAGACCTACAACTAGAGAAGAATTGATTTATAAAATGGGAGGAGAAGTAGTTGATAATGAAAAAATTTGTAATCATATATCAACTAATGATAAAGATCAAATGTTTATGGGAATTCTTCCTTCTGGAGGAGATCTTTATTTGAATAAATTAGCTATGGAAGCTGATCTATTAATAGCTGAAGGATTTATCGAAGCTCACTTCTTTGCTGGATTCTCAGGAGGAAGAAAAAGTATATTGCCAGGGGTAGCTTCAGCTAAAACAATAATGTATAACCACTGTTCTGAATTTATAAGCAGTCCTAAATCTAGAACTGGAAATCTCAAAGATAACCCTATCCATAAAGACATGGTATTTGCTGCTAAACAATCTAGATGTGCGTTTATCTTAAATACTGTAATCAATAGTGAAAAAGATATAATTGGATGTTTTACAGGAGATATAAGTGAAGCACACCTTGTAGGGTGTAAGTTTGTAGAAGAATTAGCTGCTGTAAAGAAAAAGGTTGCAGACATTGGAATAACAACAAATGGAGGTTATCCTCTAGATCAAAATATATATCAAACTGTTAAAGGTTTAACTGCTGCAGAAGCAACTACTAGAGAAGGTGGAGTATTAATAACGCTTTCTTCTTGTGTGGATGGACATGGAGGAGAAGGATTTTATAATAGTGTAGCATCAGCAAAAAATCCTAATGAAATTTTGGGAAAAGTAGCTAACATAAAAAAAGAAGACACTCTTCCTGATCAATGGGAATTTCAAATTTTAGCAAGGTTGTTATCTAAGTATACGGTTATAATTGTAACAGATGAATGTGAACCTAAATTAATAAAAAATATGCATATGGAACATGCCTTTACTTTTGAAGAAGCTTTAGAAAAAGCTAAATTAATCGTTGGTAAAGAAGCAACAATTACGGTGGTTCCAGATGGAGTGTCAACAATTGTAAAATAA
- a CDS encoding L-lactate permease — protein MCVNVVVGACTVVGLFGKEGIVIRKVFIPSIFYSLGIGIVAFAFS, from the coding sequence ATTTGTGTTAATGTAGTTGTAGGAGCTTGCACTGTTGTTGGACTTTTTGGTAAGGAAGGTATAGTAATCAGGAAGGTATTTATACCTAGTATTTTCTACTCATTAGGTATAGGTATTGTAGCTTTTGCTTTTAGTTAA
- a CDS encoding MBL fold metallo-hydrolase, with protein sequence MKKIIYIIIMIFINLIVLREIKSSDKKIEIQKIEWHQSIENITFVEAQHWSKRIGKGRNTSLWGSFIVEDKNITLFLGGDSGWFAGFKEVGSNYDIDYALVSVGAYEPRWFMKENHLNVPESISVMEELEVEFMIPGHWGTFKLGDEPPGLPKYQYEKLNNKKVKVMDIGEIFFLEEK encoded by the coding sequence TTGAAGAAAATCATCTATATAATTATTATGATATTTATAAATCTTATTGTTTTGAGGGAAATAAAAAGTTCAGATAAAAAAATAGAAATCCAAAAGATAGAGTGGCATCAATCAATTGAGAATATAACTTTTGTAGAGGCACAGCATTGGAGTAAGAGGATTGGCAAGGGCAGAAATACATCTCTCTGGGGATCTTTTATAGTGGAGGATAAAAACATAACTTTATTTCTAGGGGGAGATTCAGGATGGTTTGCAGGATTTAAGGAGGTAGGGAGCAATTATGATATAGACTATGCTTTGGTTTCTGTAGGAGCTTATGAACCTAGGTGGTTTATGAAGGAAAATCATCTTAATGTGCCGGAATCCATCTCTGTTATGGAGGAGCTGGAGGTAGAATTTATGATACCGGGCCATTGGGGAACCTTTAAGCTTGGTGATGAACCACCGGGACTGCCTAAATACCAATATGAAAAATTAAATAATAAAAAAGTAAAGGTTATGGATATAGGGGAGATATTTTTCTTGGAAGAAAAATAA
- a CDS encoding GNAT family N-acetyltransferase yields MELKIRNGRLEDIEACFILEGKTFPEEEAACKENIEIRLRKFSEGFIVGELDGEIVAHINSGSTNQEDITDEEFKGLIGHEHGGKNIVVFSVAVDPVHQKKGIAKIMMKEFVEISKKMGKEKVLLLCKENLMGMYERMGYKKIGISASTHGGAVWYEMEQAL; encoded by the coding sequence ATGGAATTGAAGATAAGAAATGGAAGGTTAGAAGATATTGAAGCTTGTTTTATCTTGGAAGGGAAAACATTTCCAGAGGAGGAAGCAGCCTGTAAAGAAAATATAGAAATAAGGTTAAGAAAATTTTCTGAAGGATTTATAGTGGGAGAATTAGATGGGGAGATAGTAGCTCATATAAATAGCGGCTCAACAAATCAGGAAGATATAACAGATGAAGAATTTAAGGGGCTAATCGGTCATGAACATGGTGGAAAAAATATAGTTGTTTTTTCAGTAGCTGTGGATCCTGTCCATCAAAAAAAAGGAATAGCCAAGATAATGATGAAAGAATTCGTCGAAATATCTAAGAAGATGGGAAAGGAGAAGGTTCTTCTACTCTGCAAGGAAAACCTTATGGGAATGTATGAGAGGATGGGGTATAAGAAGATAGGAATTTCAGCTTCTACTCATGGAGGAGCAGTATGGTATGAGATGGAGCAAGCTTTATAG